In Novosphingobium sp. PP1Y, the sequence CTGATCCTTGCAGGCGGCATGACCCGTGAGCGCGCCGAAGAGATGATCGATACGAATATTATCGACATCGCGGCATTCGGCGAACCCTTCATCGCCAATCCCGACCTCGTGGCCCGGTTGCGCAATCGCTGGCCGATCGAGCGGTCCGACCACGCTATCCATTATGGCGGCGGTGCCCGCGGCTATACCGACTTTCCCGAATATTCTGCTGAAGGAGTGAGCGCATGAAGATCTTCGTAACCGGCGCGAGCGGCTATATCGGCGGCTCGGTCGCCGCGCTACTCGCCAGCAAGGGGCATGAGGTCCGCGGCCTCGTTCGCACTGCTTCGAAGGCGGATGGCGTTCGGGCCAAGGGCATCGAGCCCGTGATCGGGACGCTCGACGACGCCGAGTTGCTGACCGCCGAAGCCCAGGCGGCCGATGCCGTCATCAACACCGCCGACAGCGATCATCAGGGCGCGGTCGAGGCGCTGCTTGCCGGCCTCGCCGGATCGGGCAAGCCATTCATTCACACCAGCGGCACTAGCCTGGTCGGCGACGAAGCCATGGGCGAACCGTCGGACGTGATCTTTACCGAGGACACGCCGGTCAAGCCCGAGCCCGACAAGGAGCACCGCGTCGCGCTCAACAAGCTGATCATGGATGCGGCACCGGGCGTGCGGACCATCGTTCTTTGCAACAGCCTGATCTATGGCCACACCCTTGGCGCCCCGGCGCAGAGCGTTCAGATTCCGCCGCTGGTCGCACAGGCGAAGGAAAGCGGGATCGCCCGCTATATCGGCCGCGGCCTCAACATCTGGTCGAACGTCCATATCGCCGACATGGCCGATCTCTATCTGCTTGCCCTCGACAAGGCGCCCGCAGGCAGCTTCTATTATGTCGAAAATGGCGAAGCCGCGTTTGGTGATCTCGTCCGCGCAATCGCCAAGGCGCTCAGCCTCGGCGACGCGCAGAGTTGGCCCACGGAAGACGCGGTGGCTAAATGGGGCAGGGAACTCGCCGTTTTCGCGCTCGGCTCGAACAGCCGGGTTCGCGCGGACAAGGCGCGTTCCGAGCTGGGATGGGCGCCCCAGCGCACCAGCGTCATCGACTGGGTCGAGAACGAGCTGGAGAAATAGCGGCCTCAACGGACGCGGCGACCTCAGGATGCCGCGTCCTTTCACCCCACGAGGGGGATGGGCGGCTCAGCCAACCTGCGCCACGGGCGGCTTTCTGAAGAGCAGATAGTCGCCCGTTTG encodes:
- a CDS encoding NAD-dependent epimerase/dehydratase family protein, with the protein product MKIFVTGASGYIGGSVAALLASKGHEVRGLVRTASKADGVRAKGIEPVIGTLDDAELLTAEAQAADAVINTADSDHQGAVEALLAGLAGSGKPFIHTSGTSLVGDEAMGEPSDVIFTEDTPVKPEPDKEHRVALNKLIMDAAPGVRTIVLCNSLIYGHTLGAPAQSVQIPPLVAQAKESGIARYIGRGLNIWSNVHIADMADLYLLALDKAPAGSFYYVENGEAAFGDLVRAIAKALSLGDAQSWPTEDAVAKWGRELAVFALGSNSRVRADKARSELGWAPQRTSVIDWVENELEK